From a region of the Coffea arabica cultivar ET-39 chromosome 3e, Coffea Arabica ET-39 HiFi, whole genome shotgun sequence genome:
- the LOC113736957 gene encoding UDP-glycosyltransferase 708C2-like, whose product MSMSRIGDSQKRAVAHVALFPSAGIGHLVPFLRLAAMLASPNCQCRVTLIAVQPPVSAAESNELSAFFASHPQINRLDFHILIPSSPSEFADAEKPDPFFARFRAVSSSVHLLHPLLASLSTPPLSAIFADFLVAADINRLADELSIPLYIVSTSSARFFSLIACLPDLILESKSSEDSSIQLPGLASVPISSLPPPFFTPDHIFTAHIRLNAQFLSKAKGILLNSFDWFESETIAAVNTGRVLAHLPPFLPIGPFEPCKAVVKAGPYLQWLDGQPNESVVYVGFGSRTALSKEQIRELGNGLERSGCRFLWVIKTTKVDKDETEDLQDLLGSSFLERTKKKGLVCKEWVEQEQVLAHPAIGGFVSHCGWNSVTEAARFGLPLLAWPLHGDQKLNAEVTEKAGLGVWMRHWGWLGENLVKGEEIGDQIVQLMQDKTLRIKAKKVKEEARKAYEVGGSSKKVLLEIIENL is encoded by the coding sequence ATGTCAATGTCAAGAATTGGTGATTCCCAGAAGAGAGCAGTTGCTCATGTAGCTCTGTTTCCTAGTGCAGGAATAGGCCACTTGGTCCCATTTCTGAGATTGGCCGCCATGCTTGCTTCTCCTAATTGCCAATGCAGAGTTACCTTGATTGCTGTTCAGCCTCCAGTTTCTGCTGCAGAGTCCAACGAATTGTCTGCCTTCTTTGCTTCCCACCCTCAAATCAATCGGCTTGATTTTCATATCCTAATTCCCAGCAGTCCATCCGAATTTGCAGACGCGGAAAAACCTGATCCTTTCtttgctcgatttcgagctgtTAGTAGCTCAGTTCATCTCCTGCATCCTCTCTTGGCTTCCTTATCTACTCCGCCTCTATCAGCCATCTTCGCTGACTTTCTTGTTGCAGCCGATATCAATCGTCTAGCTGATGAATTATCTATCCCCCTTTACATTGTATCCACCTCTTCAGCTAGATTTTTTTCGCTTATCGCTTGTCTTCCTGACTTGATACTCGAAAGCAAAAGTTCGGAAGACTCTAGCATTCAGCTTCCGGGTTTAGCTTCGGTGCCAATTTCAAGCCTTCCTCCTCCCTTCTTTACTCCAGATCATATTTTCACAGCCCACATCCGTTTAAATGCTCAATTTCTCTCGAAAGCCAAGGGTATTCTACTTAATAGCTTTGATTGGTTTGAGTCTGAAACAATTGCTGCAGTAAATACTGGCAGGGTGCTGGCTCATTTACCGCCTTTCCTCCCCATAGGACCATTCGAGCCTTGTAAGGCTGTCGTGAAAGCTGGCCCTTATCTGCAGTGGCTAGATGGCCAACCAAATGAGTCTGTAGTCTATGTTGGCTTTGGAAGCAGAACAGCATTGTCAAAGGAACAAATAAGAGAACTAGGAAATGGACTGGAGAGAAGTGGATGCAGATTTCTTTGGGTAATAAAGACAACAAAAGTTGACAAAGACGAGACGGAAGATCTGCAAGATTTGCTTGGCAGTTCATTTCTTGAAAGAACAAAGAAGAAGGGGCTAGTTTGTAAAGAATGGGTGGAGCAAGAGCAAGTTTTAGCGCATCCAGCAATCGGAGGATTTGTAAGCCATTGTGGGTGGAATTCTGTAACTGAAGCAGCTCGATTCGGGCTGCCTCTATTGGCTTGGCCTCTACATGGAGACCAAAAGTTGAACGCAGAAGTGACAGAGAAGGCAGGCCTTGGAGTGTGGATGAGGCATTGGGGTTGGCTGGGGGAGAATCTAGTGAAGGGAGAGGAGATTGGGGATCAAATTGTCCAGTTGATGCAGGATAAAACACTCAGGATAAAGGCAAAGAAGGTGAAAGAAGAAGCTAGGAAGGCCTATGAGGTTGGTGGGAGTTCTAAGAAAGTGCTTCTGGAAATCATAGAAAATCTTTGA
- the LOC113735996 gene encoding putative late blight resistance protein homolog R1A-4, which translates to MASGGGGAASSLDRLDSVLEGLRRRSVTAEQVYKDWRVLRILWESCHKGSDAGLKIEAAAEEIAHDLNRISDGEEEDNEGPESQFLLQLARDCETKTKRLMAEVGEALDYLYSSCSTGGSTISSSLQSQLMSPATLGVSFWPRFVSHAQSNVLRIRQIVLDHLGHEHFGIRDQVFTFYNSLKSIKRYFGLLLSDPKFPYLGGAGVGAGAGATTDDAVPSIDASLGHVVSLVLRIANRCSDHWLDCKTGRIQVEKGELSKFVEDLHHEIHPRNPNFMRFHLNFLLALCCSNNNEDENLDIVMQFCNCLFNSEHGDFRKEVTSLVTLFVDATTKLKNNDAIQSFFPEINAMLVEMASLFEANSRKGHKLNDSPQCSELLTRICFLRAELSLVVQIRNMSKISSNSSSSSSMLSDWKDIPRNLSIYSKNLPLEKIEDGEKMLAFTESLFEEVESLHQSFRDKKITGPIVKNSLLLLFFKIVIFREELFLTELLLLKSDATSMANGKDRIALHLQNLEYFSLILSDERMKNRKDVFRAFKPIEVFFRSLTIFNYSFLIAQDEMILSFSQLLDKVNQLMKAKFKDIIPQFPLFAFPRTFRLNLNFVDSLSRNLVELLKYDPVSIALVKHHIEEIQLHLQSLSSFLVDVSKLKIEEDQELKDIGNHIIHLAYKADYVIDSIEVDAQWQDFFWLNDVLQELRVVNEKACGIHLAIRDAKVQDSKNVTQVSRDTVPRDGTPAIDEIVVDLPDREEMIIDMLIKGTPRLDIVSVIGMSGLGKTTVARKLYNIPEVMQHFHIRAWCTVSQVCEQRQLLLQILADIRGLTDGISEMNDDDLQNTLRRVLLRNRYLIVMDDVWDDGAFDDLKGIFPDDHNGSRILVTTRLYELAREINPYREPHCLRALSEDESFRLLNMKVFNVEDCPKELVAVGKEIARHCGGLPLAIVAVAGILKMTEMSRNSWKKIANSLSSQVLNDPEAQCRSVLELSYQYLPEYLKPCFLYMGVLGKNKDILVSKLIQLWLAEGLIPKTQTKSFEDLAEDFLMELIGASLVIISKRRSNGKVKACRLHSFMLDFCLSEAEEANFFQLVTRCDKPYAWFPSSDYSFEFDFYHLPPVSFASYRLAVSLKQNHFLGSRPSGLGTRSLVFFASTDSKTRRPYDISLILHNFKLLKVLDFECMDMASFPVEIGLLIHLRYLAVGGYVTSIPKSLGNLRKLETLIVKGLSGKIILPGTIWSLTSLRHLHVKIHVAFNLDDAVSENCSVLENLVSFSCLSLSCGEDAERMLKRFPNLCKLSGIFYESPDSSTNCNQFPRLKCLTHLESLKIFYYGSPLNNGEFILPLNLKKLTLSNFRLPWSHISTIGRLPNLEVLKLLSGAFEGMIWDVEEEFQNLKFLSLDNLNIVQWNASCDDFPKLERLVLQNCRDLGEIPSDFVDILSLQLIEVNWCGQSVEESAMNISEETGEVKVVIKSSCWRS; encoded by the coding sequence ATGGCTTCCGGTGGTGGTGGCGCGGCTTCTAGTTTGGATCGCCTtgattctgttttggaagggtTACGGCGTCGATCGGTCACTGCAGAGCAGGTCTACAAGGACTGGAGGGTTCTGAGGATTCTTTGGGAGTCCTGTCATAAGGGGAGTGATGCAGGTCTCAAGATTGAAGCTGCAGCCGAGGAGATTGCCCATGACCTTAATCGTATTTCTGATGGAGAGGAGGAGGACAATGAGGGTCCAGAATCACAGTTCCTTCTCCAGTTAGCTCGTGATTGTGAAACAAAAACCAAGCGATTGATGGCTGAAGTTGGAGAAGCTCTTGACTATCTGTACTCGTCGTGCTCAACAGGAGGGAGCACCATCAGCAGCTCACTCCAATCACAGCTGATGTCTCCTGCAACTCTTGGTGTTTCCTTTTGGCCAAGATTTGTCAGCCATGCACAATCAAACGTGCTCAGAATCAGGCAGATTGTGCTAGATCACTTGGGTCATGAACACTTTGGTATACGGGATCAAGTCTTTACCTTCTACAACAGTCTAAAGTCCATCAAGCGTTACTTTGGTCTATTACTAAGCGATCCCAAATTCCCATACCTGGGAGGAGCAGGCGTAGGAGCAGGGGCAGGAGCAACAACAGATGATGCAGTGCCTAGTATTGATGCCTCCCTCGGTCATGTGGTATCTTTGGTCCTTCGGATTGCAAATCGGTGTTCTGATCACTGGTTGGATTGCAAAACAGGCCGGATCCAAGTGGAAAAAGGTGAGCTGAGTAAGTTCGTGGAGGATTTGCACCATGAGATTCATCCAAGAAATCCCaatttcatgaggttccatctcaATTTCCTTTTGGCTCTCTGCTGCAGTAATAATAACGAGGATGAGAACTTGGATATTGTTATGCAATTCTGCAACTGTCTCTTCAATTCTGAACATGGTGATTTTCGAAAAGAGGTGACTTCCCTGGTAACTCTTTTTGTTGACGCTACTACTAAATTAAAGAACAATGATGCAATACAAAGTTTCTTTCCAGAAATCAATGCAATGCTCGTTGAGATGGCGTCGCTCTTTGAAGCGAATAGTCGCAAGGGGCATAAACTAAATGACTCTCCTCAGTGCTCTGAGTTACTTACAAGAATTTGTTTTCTCAGAGCCGAGCTTTCCCTCGTGGTGCAAATCCGTAATATGAGCAAAATTAGCAGTAATTCGTCGTCCTCCTCCAGTATGCTTTCAGATTGGAAAGATATCCCGAGAAATCTGAgcatatattccaaaaatttaCCTCTTGAGAAGATTGAGGATGGGGAAAAGATGTTGGCATTCACTGAATCATTGTTTGAGGAAGTAGAATCTCTTCATCAGTCATTTAGGGACAAGAAAATCACTGGACCTATCGTGAAGAACTCACTTCTCCTACTTTTTTTTAAGATTGTGATTTTCAGGGAAGAGTTGTTTCTAACGGAGTTATTACTGTTGAAAAGTGACGCAACTTCCATGGCCAATGGGAAAGATCGAATTGCACTTCATCTTCAGAACCTTGAGTACTTTTCACTAATTCTCTCAGATGAGCGAATGAAGAATAGAAAGGACGTCTTCAGAGCCTTCAAACCAATTGAAGTTTTTTTCAGGAGTCTAACAATTTTCAATTATTCTTTTCTTATCGCACAAGATGAAATGATCCTTTCATTTTCTCAGCTGTTAGATAAGGTGAATCAGTTGATGAAGGCAAAGTTCAAAGATATAATTCCCCAATTTCCACTGTTTGCTTTCCCTAGGACTTTCAGACTGAATTTGAATTTCGTTGATTCTCTGTCAAGAAACCTTGTGGAGCTGCTGAAATATGATCCTGTGTCAATTGCATTGGTGAAGCACCACATTGAAGAAATTCAACTGCATCTCCAGTCATTGAGTTCTTTTTTGGTAGATGTTTCAAAGTTAAAGATTGAGGAGGATCAGGAGCTGAAAGATATTGGTAATCACATCATCCATTTGGCGTATAAAGCGGACTATGTGATTGATTCAATTGAGGTTGATGCTCAATGGCAGGATTTCTTCTGGTTAAACGATGTACTGCAGGAGTTAAGAGTTGTTAATGAGAAGGCCTGTGGAATTCATTTGGCCATCCGTGATGCTAAAGTCCAAGATTCCAAAAATGTGACCCAAGTTTCGCGCGATACGGTCCCAAGGGATGGCACACCGGCAATCGATGAAATTGTGGTGGATCTACCGGACCGAGAAGAAATGATAATAGACATGCTTATTAAAGGAACCCCACGGCTAGATATTGTTTCTGTTATTGGAATGTCCGGTTTAGGCAAGACTACAGTGGCGAGGAAATTATACAACATTCCAGAAGTTATGCAGCACTTCCATATTCGTGCATGGTGCACTGTTTCCCAAGTATGCGAGCAAAGGCAATTATTGCTCCAGATTTTAGCAGATATTAGGGGGCTTACTGACGGGATTTCTGAAATGAATGATGATGATCTCCAAAACACATTGCGTAGAGTCTTGCTGAGAAACAGGTATCTCATAGTTATGGATGACGTTTGGGATGATGGAGCTTTTGATGACTTGAAAGGAATTTTCCCGGATGACCACAATGGAAGTAGAATTCTGGTAACCACTCGTTTGTATGAATTGGCCAGGGAAATCAATCCATATAGAGAACCTCATTGTCTTCGTGCGCTCTCTGAGGATGAAAGTTTCAGGTTATTAAACATGAAGGTATTCAATGTGGAAGATTGCCCCAAAGAGTTAGTGGCAGTTGGAAAAGAAATTGCTCGGCACTGTGGAGGATTGCCTCTTGCAATTGTTGCTGTAGCTGGTATACTGAAAATGACAGAAATGAGCAGAAATTCGTGGAAGAAAATAGCAAACAGCTTGAGCTCCCAGGTACTCAATGACCCAGAAGCTCAATGCCGATCAGTCCTAGAACTAAGCTACCAATACTTGCCGGAATATCTAAAACCATGCTTTCTCTATATGGGAGTTCTTGGTAAAAACAAAGATATTCTTGTTAGCAAGTTGATTCAGTTGTGGCTTGCAGAAGGGTTAATACCAAAAACGCAGACAAAGAGCTTTGAAGATTTGGCAGAGGATTTTTTGATGGAGTTGATTGGCGCAAGCTTGGtaataatctccaaaagaagaTCCAATGGCAAAGTCAAAGCATGCCGTCTTCACTCTTTTATGCTTGATTTCTGTCTGTCAGAAGCCGAAGAAGCAAACTTCTTTCAGTTAGTAACCAGGTGTGATAAGCCATATGCTTGGTTTCCCAGTTCAGATTATagttttgaatttgatttttacCATTTGCCTCCTGTTTCATTTGCATCCTATCGGTTGGCTGTAAGTTTGAagcaaaatcattttcttggaTCAAGACCTTCTGGCCTGGGCACCCGTTCTTTGGTTTTTTTTGCCTCTACAGATTCCAAAACTAGACGGCCTTACGACATCTCATTAATTTTGCACAACTTTAAATTACTTAAGGTGTTGGATTTCGAATGCATGGACATGGCTTCTTTTCCTGTCGAAATTGGACTACTGATTCACTTGAGATATTTAGCTGTTGGGGGGTATGTGACATCTATTCCAAAATCATTAGGCAACCTCAGGAAACTGGAAACTCTTATTGTGAAAGGATTGAGTGGTAAGATCATCTTGCCAGGTACGATTTGGAGCCTGACAAGTCTGAGGCATCTTCATGTGAAAATCCATGTTGCTTTCAACTTGGATGATGCAGTGTCTGAAAACTGCTCTGTTTTAGAAAATTTGGTCAGTTTTTCCTGCCTGTCTCTTTCTTGTGGTGAAGATGCAGAAAGGATGCTGAAGAGGTTTCCAAATCTTTGCAAACTGAGTGGCATATTCTATGAATCACCAGATTCTTCCACGAACTGCAATCAGTTTCCGAGATTGAAATGTCTAACTCATTTGGAGTCACTCAAGATATTCTACTATGGAAGCCCTCTTAACAATGGCGAGTTCATCCTCCCTTTGAATCTAAAGAAATTGACTTTATCAAACTTTCGCCTTCCATGGAGTCATATCTCCACAATTGGGAGACTACCAAACCTGGAAGTTCTCAAGTTACTTTCTGGTGCCTTTGAGGGGATGATATGGGACGTGGAAGAAGAGTTTCAGAATCTTAAGTTCTTGAGCTTAGACAATTTGAACATTGTTCAATGGAATGCCTCTTGTGATGATTTTCCCAAGCTTGAAAGACTTGTCTTACAAAATTGCAGAGACCTTGGAGAAATTCCGTCGGATTTTGTGGATATACTTTCACTgcaattgattgaagtgaattGGTGTGGACAATCTGTAGAAGAATCGGCCATGAATATTAGTGAAGAAACAGGAGAGGTCAAAGTCGTTATAAAGAGTTCATGTTGGAGATCATGA